In Bacillus cereus ATCC 14579, a single window of DNA contains:
- a CDS encoding NADH-quinone oxidoreductase subunit M translates to MNDLLLTFFIFSPLLGILLLVLTPKKELRTVRALGLFGTALPFGIAIVLACTYASGKNLSLFDEKMKWIKFGDFTAVDKRWFSIYYELGIDGLSLVMMVLTALLATLAAIAAFSIKRNLKAFYMLLLMLEIGMLGVFAAQNLMLFFIFFEITLPPMFLLIGKWGKLSSEKAAYSYLIYNGIGSAILLIVFSILFAKTGTTNIVELKEILRSVNAEGALVIPSSLQLSVFIAIMIAFAIKLPVFPLHRWMVNVHIEAHPAVVMLHAGVLLKIGAYGIIRFGKGLFPEYFHDVATLIAILGVINLLYGAFLALIQTDFRKVLAYSSISHMGIVLMGLASLNAPGTQGALFQVVSHGLIAALLFFLLGVIEQRFGTSDITALGGLAKSVPVLSGFFLAGGMASLGLPGMSGFVSEFLAFLGLFQGEPVIAAVGVIGIILTAVYVLRATLQVTFGKKEWEAKYDIHGWEYVPVLLLIFCIIAIGVMPEILGDPLQNTLKTLGVK, encoded by the coding sequence ATGAATGATTTGTTGTTAACGTTCTTCATTTTTTCCCCGCTTTTAGGAATTTTATTGCTTGTATTAACACCGAAAAAGGAATTGCGTACAGTGCGAGCGCTTGGCTTATTTGGGACGGCACTTCCATTTGGAATCGCTATCGTCCTCGCTTGTACATATGCTTCTGGAAAGAATTTGTCACTATTCGATGAAAAGATGAAATGGATTAAGTTCGGCGATTTTACAGCGGTAGATAAAAGGTGGTTTTCTATTTATTACGAGCTCGGTATTGATGGTTTGTCGCTTGTCATGATGGTACTGACGGCTCTTCTAGCAACGCTTGCAGCAATTGCAGCCTTTTCTATTAAAAGAAATTTAAAAGCATTTTATATGCTGTTACTCATGCTAGAAATAGGAATGCTCGGCGTCTTTGCTGCTCAAAACTTAATGTTGTTTTTTATCTTCTTTGAAATTACTTTGCCACCAATGTTCTTATTAATTGGAAAGTGGGGAAAATTGTCGAGTGAAAAGGCTGCGTATAGTTATTTAATATATAACGGTATTGGCTCAGCTATTTTGCTCATTGTTTTCTCAATTTTGTTCGCGAAAACAGGTACAACAAATATTGTGGAGCTGAAAGAGATATTAAGAAGCGTAAATGCAGAGGGAGCACTCGTCATCCCAAGTAGTTTGCAGCTTAGTGTATTTATTGCCATAATGATTGCTTTTGCAATTAAACTACCTGTTTTTCCGTTGCACCGCTGGATGGTCAATGTACACATAGAAGCGCATCCAGCTGTAGTTATGCTTCATGCGGGTGTTTTGCTGAAGATTGGAGCGTACGGTATTATTCGCTTCGGGAAAGGGCTATTCCCGGAATATTTTCACGATGTTGCAACACTAATTGCGATATTAGGCGTAATTAATTTATTATACGGTGCCTTTTTAGCGCTCATCCAAACAGACTTTAGGAAAGTACTGGCTTACTCTAGTATTTCGCATATGGGAATTGTGTTAATGGGACTTGCGTCACTTAATGCACCTGGTACACAAGGAGCGTTATTCCAGGTTGTATCGCACGGTTTAATTGCAGCCTTGCTGTTTTTCTTACTCGGTGTTATAGAACAACGTTTCGGAACATCAGACATTACAGCGCTTGGTGGACTCGCAAAAAGTGTCCCAGTACTTAGCGGCTTCTTCTTAGCAGGAGGAATGGCATCGCTCGGATTACCAGGGATGTCTGGGTTTGTTAGTGAATTTCTTGCCTTTCTCGGTTTATTTCAAGGAGAGCCCGTCATTGCTGCAGTCGGTGTGATTGGCATCATTTTAACCGCTGTATATGTATTAAGGGCGACACTTCAAGTGACATTTGGAAAGAAAGAGTGGGAAGCAAAATATGATATACACGGATGGGAGTATGTCCCTGTTTTACTACTTATCTTTTGTATTATTGCAATTGGAGTTATGCCAGAAATACTAGGGGATCCGCTTCAAAATACATTGAAAACATTGGGGGTGAAGTAG